The following proteins are encoded in a genomic region of Colletotrichum higginsianum IMI 349063 chromosome 9, whole genome shotgun sequence:
- a CDS encoding DUF563 domain-containing protein produces the protein MHSHLRPITKRVRLSVFLALLLLLAFFALLNPPAAVGLQEPFRYNKPQQESEVLTELPELAASGRPEQQGPEPEFCTQRFGPDYLYGLRDRVIQYCSPTSTSLAAAANLTCFHSRTQNRDDAFCFAQGALLDPRTKTFNLDCDVRRPTTSESSRGIIPFTGIKGYWYDTGPGVLFQKYIKVAHRSSASSTSAQIQPRPSQARPIISILLKREGALNIWHSLMELWSMTLSLDVLRLTPDPADPTKPFFHIPADAPRTQVVFLDDHPEGPLYPLWGMFAGREPVRLANILEDPARSQAFAETPQNLVIPLAGSSNPTWQNDWEERDCRDAPLLRVFTRRIMQHFGLLQETGRRPTEVLNVTLIDRRGSRKLLDQDALLGAARAKFPGVNFQAFDFGALSFPDQLRVVQSTDVLVGVHGAGLTHTMFLREGGAAVVEIQPSTMSYKGFRNMAQMLGQAYVSAHAEMVGAEDRRRNLAKRDRWHWADVRLGEDQFLELITEAIESVRSRGA, from the coding sequence ATGCACTCGCACCTTCGACCTATTACCAAGCGGGTTAGACTATCTGTTTTTCTTGCCTTACTCCTGCTGCTTGCCTTCTTCGCATTGTTGAACCCGCCTGCCGCAGTTGGGCTGCAAGAACCCTTCCGATACAACAAGCCCCAGCAAGAATCCGAGGTGTTGACTGAGTTGCCTGAGCTTGCCGCCTCCGGCAGGCCGGAGCAACAAGGACCGGAGCCCGAGTTCTGCACCCAACGCTTCGGCCCCGACTATCTCTACGGCCTCCGCGACCGCGTCATCCAATActgctcgccgacgtcgacatctTTGGCCGCGGCTGCAAATCTGACTTGCTTCCACAGCCGTACCCAGAACCGAGACGATGCCTTCTGTTTCGCCCAGGGTGCGTTGCTAGACCCCCGGACGAAAACTTTCAACCTTGATTGCGACGTGCGCCGTCCTACCACCAGTGAATCCTCCCGTGGCATTATCCCCTTTACCGGCATCAAAGGCTACTGGTATGATACCGGCCCGGGCGTCTTGTTCCAAAAGTACATCAAGGTGGCACATCGctcttcggcctcctctACGTCAGCACAGATCCAGCCCAGGCCATCTCAAGCCCGACCCATCATCTCTATCCTCTTGAAGCGCGAAGGTGCCTTGAACATCTGGCACTCCCTTATGGAGCTGTGGTCTATGACATTGTCCCTTGACGTACTGCGCCTGACCCCTGACCCCGCCGACCCCACAAAGCCTTTCTTTCATATTCCTGCCGACGCCCCTAGAACCCAAGTCGTCTTCTTGGACGATCATCCTGAAGGGCCGCTGTACCCGTTATGGGGCATGTTTGCAGGGCGTGAGCCCGTCCGTCTCGCCAACATCTTGGAGGATCCCGCCCGGTCCCAAGCCTTTGCCGAGACACCCCAGAACCTCGTCATCCCGCTTGCAGGCTCAAGCAACCCTACCTGGCAGAACGACTGGGAGGAGCGGGATTGCAGAGATGCGCCTCTGCTGAGGGTCTTCACCCGGCGCATCATGCAACACTTTGGCCTCCTCCAGGAGACCGGACGACGGCCGACAGAGGTCCTCAACGTCACCCTCATCGACCGAAGGGGCTCCCGCAAGCTCCTGGACCAAGACGCCCTGCTGGGCGCCGCCCGAGCCAAGTTCCCTGGCGTCAACTTCCAGGCCTTTGACTTTGGCGCGCTGTCGTTCCCCGACCAGCTCCGCGTGGTGCAGTCCACCGACGTCCTGGTCGGCGtccacggcgccggcttgACGCACACCATGTTCctccgcgagggcggcgccgcggtcgTCGAGATCCAGCCGTCCACCATGTCCTACAAGGGGTTCCGCAACATGGCGCAGATGCTGGGTCAGGCGTACGTGAGCGCCCACGCCG
- a CDS encoding Methyltransferase, giving the protein MADTPGMAALHPGELDEAVEVDEGFVVGQTQTAYTDESQLTMASPSRTMGLLWMIKCTVARYTLSLSSSVVDYPEEYGRRYHAFRPGTYAFPNDEVELTRLDMAHALMVRAMGNRLYLAPLERDKVHRILDIGTGTGILLMIVVFFQGAIEMGDIFQNAEVIGNDLSAIQPEWVPSNVKFEIDDVESPWVGHKKFDYIMCRYMACSIGDWPSLIETIYDHLNPGGWAEFQDMSTEYYSDDGTYTARHATYAWNQTFVRTLRAVGRDPCPGPQLEGWVRAHGGFGRVSHHRFKTPIGPWARDAHFRGQGMLNLAQILEGLEGFSMKLFCGVLGWPEDKVHAHLAAVRHELKCGAFHAMLDLWMIPLPLFSRGGVVWLIARRRHTVYGQKPPRPDSPADD; this is encoded by the exons ATGGCCGATACCCCGGGCATGGCGGCGCTCCATCCCGGCGAGCTGGatgaggccgtcgaggtcgacgagggaTTTGTTGTTGGTCAAACCCAGACTGCTTACACGGACGAGTCCCAGCTGACAATGGCATCTCCAAGTCGGACGATGGGTCTACTATGGATGATCAAATGTACCGT TGCGAGGTACACTTTGTCGCTCTCCTCGAGCGTCGTCGACTACCCGGAAGAGTACGGCCGGCGCTACCACGCCTTCCGGCCCGGGA CCTACGCGTTCCCCAACGACGAAGTCGAGTTGACCCGTCTCGACATGGCACACGCCCTGATGGTTCGGGCGATGGGGAACAGGTTGTACCTGGCGCCTCTGGAAAGGGACAAGGTGCACAGGATCCTCGATATCGGGACGGGCACCGGTATCT TGCTGATGATTGTCGTGTTTTTCCAAGGGGCCATTGAGATGGGTGACATTTTCCAGAACGCAGAG GTTATCGGCAACGacttgagcgccatccagCCCGAGTG GGTCCCCTCGAACGTCAAGTTCGagatcgacgacgtcgagagcCCCTGGGTCGGGCACAAGAAGTTCGACTACATCATGTGCCGGTACATGGCCTGCTCGATCGGGGACTGGCCGAGTCTGATTGAGACGATATACGA CCACCTGAACCCCGGCGGGTGGGCCGAGTTCCAGGACATGAGCACCGAGTACTACTCGGACGACGGGACGTACACGGCGCGGCACGCCACGTACGCCTGGAACCAGACCTTTGTGCGGACGCTCCGGGCGGTCGGGCGCGACCCTTGCCCCGGCCCGCAGCTCGAGGGCTGGGTGCGCGCccacggcggcttcggccggGTGTCGCACCACCGGTTCAAGACGCCCATCGGGCCCTGGGCCAGGGACGCGCACTTCCGGGGCCAGGGCATGCTGAACCTGGCGCAGatcctcgagggcctcgagggcttCTCGATGAAGCTGTTCTGCGGCGTGCTGGGGTGGCCCGAGGACAAGGTGCACGCGCATCTGGCCGCCGTGCGGCACGAGCTGAAGTGCGGCGCGTTCCACGCGATGCTGGATCTGTGGATgatccccctcccccttttttcccGTGGGGGTGTTGTGTGGCTAATCGCTCGGCGCAGGCATACCGTCTATGGGCAAAAGCCTCCCAGGCCGGATTCACCCGCAGATGATTGA
- a CDS encoding WW domain-containing protein: MSFFDNFDVAKLASQLGNFSIPDDPEIINKGHADYGYTNHGAHPDGYDGRPPDGYAGGPQNGAVEYRRDHPAAFGSSDPTRSAYSDPVSEGAAMTSLAAGVAASAAAGAYGSQPQYPSPQPGRYGDSGGDASSPYPQYQHQQQQDAHGRPPSPGYGRPPSPRLPEGWVKRWDENSRRWYYVNQATGTSQWEAPAAPSPVVSPPPMSPGYGGHGDASRYGGHSPQPPYSPQPGYGGPSHQPSYGGHSPQPGYGGHSPQPPYGEYAAGAAAGAGAGYYAGQHYGQSQQHGYEQPQPYGQPHGQPYGQPHPQQPYGQPYEHGYGEEKKKKKKGGNGNMLLGVAGGLAVGAIGGALIANALDSGSESGSEHEHHHHERRSSSGSEDHYRERYERDESDRGSSHGSDGSGSDRGESDEYYDD, translated from the exons ATGTCGTTCTTCGACAACTTCGACGTTGCCAAGCTGGCGTCGCAGCTGGGCAACTTCAGCATCCCCGATGACCCCGAGATCATCAACAAAG GCCACGCCGACTACGGCTACACCAACCACGGCGCTCACCCCGACGGCTACGACGGCCGGCCGCCCGACGGATACGCCGGCGGTCCCCagaacggcgccgtcgagtaCCGCCGCGACCACCCCGCCGCTTTCGGCTCCAGCGACCCGACACGCTCCGCCTACTCCGACCCCGTctccgagggcgccgccatGACCTCGCTGGCCGCCGGTGTCGCCGCCAGTGCCGCGGCTGGCGCCTACGGATCCCAGCCTCAGTATCCCTCGCCCCAGCCGGGACGCTACGGCGACTCTGGCGGTGACGCGTCCAGTCCCTACCCGCAGtatcagcatcagcagcagcaagacgCCCACGGTcgaccgccgtcgccggggtaCGGGCGgcctccgtcgccgcgcCTGCCGGAAGGGTGGGTGAAGCGCTGGGATGAGAACAGTCGGCGGTGGTACTACGTCAACCAGGCCACCGGCACCTCGCAGTGGGAGGCGCCGGCTGCACCTTCGCCCGTGGTGTCGCCCCCGCCCATGTCGCCTGGGTATGGGGGACACGGCGACGCGTCGAGGTACGGTGGCCACTCGCCACAACCGCCCTACTCACCACAGCCCGGATACGGGGGCCCTTCACACCAGCCATCATACGGCGGTCACTCGCCTCAGCCGGGGTACGGCGGTCACTCTCCGCAGCCACCGTATGGGGAgtacgccgccggcgccgccgctggggCCGGCGCGGGGTACTACGCCGGTCAGCACTACGGCCAGAGTCAGCAGCACGGCTACGAGCAGCCGCAACCCTACGGCCAACCACACGGACAGCCCTACGGCCAGCCTCACCCCCAACAACCGTACGGCCAGCCCTACGAGCACGGCTacggcgaggagaagaagaaaaagaagaagggcggtAACGGAAACATGTTGCTGGGTGTGGCGGGCGGCCTCGCAGTCGGCGCTATCGGAGGCGCCCTCATCGCCAACGCTCTGG ACTCCGGCTCCGAATCCGGCTCCGAGCACgaacaccaccaccacgagcGCCGGTCGTCGTCCGGGTCCGAGGACCACTACCGCGAGCGCTACGAACGCGACGAGAGCGACAGGGGGTCCTCGCACGGTTCGGACGGTAGCGGAAGCGACCGCGGGGAGTCGGACGAGTATTATGACGACTGA
- a CDS encoding CHCH domain-containing protein — MPSKPKRLPPVKNLRVRQPNKPEANPCIQVMTTVLACWASAGYNTAGCATLENALRNCMDQPKQPKKPSSTINYHLGRMYDKVIPHSKGK, encoded by the exons ATGCCTTCAAAACCGAAGCGCTTGCCGCCCGTCAAGAACCTCCGCGTCCGCCAGCCCAACAAGCCCGAGGCCAACCCGTGCATCCAGGTCATGACCACTGTCCTCG CATGCTGGGCCTCCGCGGGCTACAACACCGCCGGCTGCGCCACTCTCGAGAACGCCCTGCGCAACTGTATGGACCAGCCCAAGCAGCCCAAGAAGCCCTCGTCCACCATCAACTACCACCTCGGCCGCATGTACGACAAGGTGATACCTCACTCCAAGGGCAAGTAA
- a CDS encoding CDC24 Calponin — protein MAHAPLLRTNTAPVFQQSNGIGGLTNTMSNAPRASQLSGSTVFTSSSGSLASFNTASTVTPPQNGGPVVATANIINQKADASRSLYQICMSLKLRLSQVPNFDPYLQQLDPNDPVESLWSLFRTGYPLLDIYNALQPEKPLEIEEANANANDSKKAKIALFKFIQACLKDLGIPSAECFVISDVLGNDTTGFVKTTQVVNYVLDIAEQRGLLLQLQPYPDDDLPIEPGSKLSYRDHIVKELVDTERKYVQDLENLYDLKSSLETKGIITGDTIHQIFLNINAILDFQRRFLIRVETTNSMPKQVQQWGSPFVTYEDAFDIYRPFIANQRKAAQVANQVFDQIKASGHPVAADFNTLDGFLLKPMQRLVKYPLLLKDLMKKSDDEEIKADLAAGIEAAERVLSKANEEVNRDLLDEALEDLRNRVDDWKNHRVEQFGRLLMHGVYTVVTGKSEQEKDYEIYLFECILLCCKEISANKSKDKKDKTRSTGPKIRNKNARLQLKGRIFMTNVTDVVSLAKPGSYSVQIWWKGDPGVENFMIKYTNEEQMKKWAIALEAQRKDNAPKASASPDQAAPDFAWTRENAGKLENPYLNQQDDDDDDELWPAASAPAQFPVPTQSTGGSMLPRNASSTSLRQRAATNESLAGMVRAPPPRFPLPQPPAPLSLTTQMPPAGASSPGARGGDSYFSPVAESPVSSRTSAASGMFPNPGYQFPKSLTPQPGSGWEDPNQRYTAPAMPRAPSRDGSSQHRNPRGPSLPAMASNSQSAAQQQRSRSYSTPDINGPGGIRRTQGGTPVPAVPGIPPHLHPAHDQNIPRSQTGSPRMNDVPIRTNTQSPGSQRERQYGHQQSGSYGGTMSQFPAQPIYPRQGTPNSVHDRQLSIDAAASMNAMLSPPPGSGISGSSTNPLASPDLPIPTQLKVKVNFVDSGNYVTLVVAFNITYQSLIDRIDAKLARFTSSSISKGMLKLRYQDEDGDFVTIASDDDIQIAFIEWREGARNTVSGGVGEIELFCVGETA, from the exons ATGGCTCATGCTCCCCTCCTGAGAACGAATACGGCTCCTGTTTTCCAGCAATCCAACGGAATTGGCGGCCTCACCAATACCATGAGTAATGCGCCCCGCGCCAGCCAGCTTTCCGGCTCGACAGTCTTCACCTCGTCATCCGGCTCGCTAGCCTCTTTCAACACTGCGTCAACAGTCACGCCCCCGCAAAATggcggccccgtcgtcgcgACCGCCAATATCATCAACCAAAAGGCCGACGCCTCGCGATCCCTCTACCAAATCTGCATGTCCTTGAAGCTGCGCCTATCACAGGTCCCCAACTTCGACCCCTATCTGCAACAGCTCGATCCCAACGATCCCGTCGAGTCATTGTGGAGCCTTTTCCGCACCGGATACCCGCTCCTAGACATCTACAATGCCCTGCAGCCCGAGAAGCCgctcgagatcgaggaggccaacgccaacgccaatgACAGCAAAAAAGCAAAAATCGCCCTTTTCAAGTTCATCCAGGCATGCTTGAAGGACCTGGGCATCCCCTCGGCGGAATGCTTCGTCATTAGCGACGTGCTTGGTAACGACACAACTGGTTTTGTCAAG ACCACCCAAGTAGTGAACTACGTCCTCGATATTGCCGAGCAGAGAGGCCtcctgctgcagctgcaacCTTACCCTGACGATGACTTGCCCATCGAACCAGGCTCCAAACTGAGCTACAGGGATCACATCGTGAAGGAGCTGGTCGACACGGAACGCAAATATGTGCAGGATCTGGAGAACCTCTACGACCTCAAGAGCAGCTTGGAGACCAAGGGAATCATCACCGGCGACACGATCCACCAGATCTTCCTCAACATCAACGCCATTCTCGACTTTCAACGCAGGTTCTTGATCCGTGTGGAGACCACCAACTCCATGCCCAAACAGGTGCAACAATGGGGATCTCCGTTTGTTACATACGAAGACGCCTTTGACATCTACAGGCCCTTCATTGCCAACCAGCGCAAGGCCGCCCAGGTCGCCAACCAGGTCTTCGACCAGATCAAGGCCAGCGGGCatcccgtcgccgccgacttcAACACCTTGGACGGTTTCCTGCTCAAGCCCATGCAGCGACTCGTCAAGTACCCGTTGCTGCTGAAGGACCTAATGAAGAAAagcgatgacgaggaaaTCAAGGCCGATCTGGCAGCCGGCATCGAAGCCGCGGAACGGGTGCTCTCTAAAGCCAACGAGGAGGTGAACCGCGATCTCTTGGACGAGGCTCTGGAGGATTTGCGAAACCGCGTGGACGACTGGAAGAATCACCGAGTGGAACAGTTTGGCCGCTTATTGATGCATGGCGTCTACACTGTCGTCACGGGCAAGAGTGAACAAGAGAAGGAC TACGAGATTTATCTTTTCGAATGCATTTTACTTTGCTGCAAGGAGATCTCGGCGAACAAGagcaaggacaagaaggacaagaccAGATCGACCGGCCCCAAAATCAGAAACAAGAATGCCAGGCTTCAGCTCAAGGGCCGGATCTTCATGACCAACGTCACTGACGTGGTCTCGCTCGCAAAGCCTG GTTCCTACAGCGTTCAGATCTGGTGGAAGGGCGACCCTGGCGTGGAGAACTTCATGATCAAGTACACCAACGAGGAGCAGATGAAAAAATGGGCTATTGCCCTTGAGGCGCAACGTAAGGACAATGCGCCCAAGGCTTCAGCTAGCCCTGATCAGGCAGCGCCCGACTTTGCCTGGACCCGCGAGAATGCCGGCAAGCTCGAGAACCCTTATCTCAACCagcaggacgacgacgacgacgacgagctgtGGCCGGCAGCCTCGGCTCCTGCCCAGTTCCCGGTGCCGACGCAGTCTACCGGTGGCAGCATGTTGCCTCGCAACGCGTCGAGCACGAGCCTGCGGCAACGTGCCGCGACGAACGAGAGCCTTGCTGGCATGgtgagggcgccgccgccccgatTCCCGCTCCCCCAACCTCCTGCGCCCTTGAGTCTCACGACCCAGATGCCTCCTGCTGGCGCGTCTTCGCCCGGCGCTCGCGGTGGCGACTCATACTTCTCCCCAGTGGCCGAATCGCCTGTCTCCTCACGCACGAGTGCAGCAAGCGGCATGTTTCCCAACCCTGGCTATCAATTCCCCAAGTCCCTTACGCCACAGCCTGGGTCGGGGTGGGAGGATCCCAACCAGAGATACAccgcgccggcgatgccCCGCGCTCCCTCCCGAGACGGTTCATCCCAGCACAGGAACCCCCGTGGGCCCTCGCTGCCGGCCATGGCGTCTAACAGCCAGAGCgcggcgcagcagcagcgtaGTAGATCGTACAGCACGCCCGATATCAACGGTCCCGGAGGCATCCGCCGCACTCAGGGCGGCACCCCCGTCCCCGCCGTGCCGGGCATCCCGCCTCACCTGCACCCCGCCCACGATCAGAACATCCCTCGGTCGCAAACCGGCTCACCCAGGATGAATGATGTGCCCATCCGAACGAACACACAGAGCCCCGGATCGCAGCGAGAGCGGCAGTATGGCCACCAACAGTCCGGAAGCTACGGCGGCACAATGTCGCAGTTCCCTGCCCAGCCCATCTACCCTCGTCAAGGAACGCCCAACTCTGTTCATGACCGACAGCTCAGCattgacgccgccgcgtccaTGAATGCGATGCTGTCTCCGCCTCCCGGTAGTGGCATCAGCGGCTCTTCGACGAACCCTCTTGCCAGCCCTGACCTCCCAATTCCCACGCAGCTCAAGGTCAAGGTTAACTTCGTCGACAGCGGCAACTATGTGACGCTGGTTGTTGCCTTCAACATCACGTACCAATCCCTGATTGACCGGATCGACGCCAAGCTCGCAAGGttcaccagcagcagcatcagcaagGGCATGCTCAAACTGCGTTaccaggacgaggacggcgacttTGTCACCATCGctagcgacgacgacattcAAATCGCCTTCATCGAGTGGCGCGAGGGGGCCCGCAACACCGTATCGGGAGGAGTTGGCGAGATCGAACTCTTCTGCGTTGGAGAGACGGCTTGA